One Anguilla rostrata isolate EN2019 chromosome 15, ASM1855537v3, whole genome shotgun sequence genomic window carries:
- the LOC135240410 gene encoding gamma-crystallin M3-like produces MGRIIFYEDRNFGGRSYECMSDCPEISSYLSRCNSCRVDSGCFMVYDRPNYMGNQYFLRRGEYSDYSRMGMFESIRSCRMIPMHRGNFRMRIYERENFGGQMMELMDDCDSIMDRYRMSDCQSCNVMDGHWLMYEQPHYRGRMMYMRPGEYRSFRDMGYSNMRFMSMRRIMDSC; encoded by the exons ATGGGCAGA ATCATCTTCTACGAGGACAGGAACTTCGGCGGTCGCTCCTATGAGTGCATGAGCGACTGCCCCGAGATCAGCTCCTACCTGAGCCGCTGCAACTCCTGCAGGGTGGACAGCGGCTGCTTCATGGTCTACGACCGTCCCAACTACATGGGGAACCAGTACTTCCTGAGGAGGGGAGAGTACTCTGACTACTCCCGCATGGGCATGTTCGAATCCATCCGCTCCTGCCGAATGATCCCCATG cacagagggAACTTCAGGATGAGGATCTATGAGAGGGAGAACTTCGGAGGTCAGATGATGGAGCTGATGGATGACTGTGACTCCATCATGGACCGTTACCGCATGTCCGACTGCCAGTCCTGCAACGTGATGGACGGCCACTGGCTGATGTACGAGCAGCCCCACTACAGAGGCAGGATGATGTACATGAGGCCTGGGGAGTACAGGAGCTTCAGAGATATGGGATACAGCAACATGAGATTCATGTCCATGAGGCGCATCATGGATTCCTGTTAA